The genomic window CACCCTCTGCCAAGGTTTGTGCCAGTGCAGGAGCGACACTGAAaccaacagctgcagcaggggatAGCAACACCTGTCCCTTCTGCTCCCACACACCAGACGTTATGAGTAAGCAATAAAGTCATGAGGCCTCCCATCTCCTGAGCCAGATGCAACATGAACCTGTGATGTAGGAAGATGTACCCTCGTATCTCATGACTGGTTTCTCGAGGACAAATCCTCAGTAGCAGATAAGGCTGCTTTAACGCTTCTGGGAGGAAAGCTAATACAAAGCTTTTGAGGTACAAAAGTGGAAAGCTTTGTGAGCTTACAGAGGGTaggctggatgcagcactcagGATTCAATGCCTTGGTTTGAAATGGTGAAGGTAGAGCTGTTACTGCTCCAGCACAAGAGGACAAATGAGACAAGAGAGCTTCcagacatattttttaaaaatctttctagGTTTCCTGCTGAAGTAGTTCATATTTCACCCACTGTATTCAGCTTTGTTAAGCTATTGCCAACACCTTTAAACCCCCATGTTTCTTAGAACACAATCctagaatggcttgggttggaagggaccttaaagatcatcttgtccCTAacccctgtcatgggcagggacaccttcactaggttgctccaagccctgtccagtcTAGCCACGAACACTTCCAAGGACGTAAGAACAACTTCTACAACAGCACGTGAGCAAACTCTGAGCAGAGTTCTACTGTCACCATCAGCTTCACAACCACAAGCTGACCTTTTTgctatttacaaaaaaatataacccactttttattttaatcgAGCAACACTCAGTCATTTATTTGGCAGTGAGACAGTATCAGTAACAGTCTCCGGGAAACACCTAGAAAGAAACATCATAGAaaggtttgtgttggaagagaccttacAGCTCATCGcgttccaacccctgccattCGCAGACGtttttcactagaccaggttgctctgGGCCCCATCCACGCTGGCCTTGAGCACCTCCGGCAAAAGGAAATGATGAAAGACGTGTGGGAAGTGGCAATATCGCATATTAGGcctaaaaatgtattttttaaaaaaaatactagacCTAATTAAGTTTAGAAATTAAGTGCCCCGTGAATTAAGGCGTTATCTCCGCGCAAACGACTCCAGACCGCCTCAGCCCCGGCCATCGCCGCCGAAAGGCCCCGCGGGGCCGCCGAGCCCTCCCGGGCCGGGACCTCCCCCCGCTCCGCTCGTCACGGGCCGGCCGGGGGCTGCCCCCGCGGCGCGGTGATGCGGCAGCCCCCGGGCCCCCCGACCTGGGCGTCGCGGAACTCCACCACCACATTCTCGCTGCTCCAGCGCGCCGCCATCTTGCGCCGCCCCGGCGGAGCTGCGCGGCGGCTGCACACTGTGGGGCGCCGCGAGGGGACTGCTGGGAGATGTAGTCCCGCCGCTCACCACCCCCTACCCGCCCCCGGCCCGGTGAACTGGGGCAGCGAGTCCCGGGGAGCTCGGTGAGGTCCCCACGGCCCGAGGGTGATTCCCGTGCGGGCCCAGCCTCTCCGGAGGGACACTGGCCGCGGAGGCCCGCGGGTGGTCTTAGCCCCACTGCAGAACAAGATGTGTGCGTGGCGTGGGTCTCGGGTTGTGTTCCGTGGGGCAGCGCCCGCTCGTCGGTGCGGCGGCTGCTCCGCGTCCCGCGGCGGCGGCGAGCGCAGCGCCGGGCGGCGGCGGTGCAGGGGTTAAGGGCGGCGGGCCGGGCGGGCCgggggggccgggggcgggAGCATGCGTGCTGCCGGCCGCTATTGTCTCCGGCGCGGCGCCCAGCACCAGGCGGCGGCCGCAGCGAGGCCGTGCCCAGCGCAGCGGAGCGGGGcgcgccgcccccgccgcccccgccgcccaTGGGCCGCAGCTGATCCGCGCCCGGCTCCCGGCCGCGCCCCGGGCACCAGCGAGGCGGGCGGAGCGACCCTGCCGGCGTCCACCCCCCCCTCCCCCGCCGCTCCCTCCCCGCTCCGCGGCCCCGGAGCCCTCGGCGGCCTCCGCCGGGGGTgacggcggcggcggcggcggacTCGGGGCGCCCTCGCCCCTGCGGGCCCGGCGGGGGGAGGATGCCTGGGGCGGGGATGGGTTTTCGCCCGTAGCTCCCCGTGCCCCCCCGCTTCCTTCCGCCCCCTCTCGCCTCCCAGCGGGGGCGGCGCGGCCCCGTTCCCCGCGGGGGGCTGTCGCTCGGCTCCCTCCGGCCCGGCGGCGCCCACATGGGGGGCAAGCAGAGCACGGCGACCCGTTCGCGGGGCCCCTTCCCGGGGGTGTCGACGGATGACAGCGCCGTGCCGCCGCCGGGAGGAGGGGGGGGGCCGCCCCCCTTCGGCCATTaccgggcgggcggcggcggcggcgcgaTGGGGCTGCGCAGCCGCTCCGTCAGCTCGGTGGCCGGGATGGGCATGGACCCGGCGGCGGCCGGAGCCGTCCCCTTCGGGCTGTACGCGGCGGCGGCACGGGCGGCGGGGGAGGCCGAGCGGGccccgggcggcggcggcggcggtcCCGGCTCCGACTCCACGTACGCCCATGGCAACGGTTTCCAGGAGACGGGAGGCGGTCACCATAGAGACGGGATGCTGTACCTGGGCGCCAGGGCCTCGCTGGCCGACGCGCTGCCCCTTCACATCGCACCGCGGTGGTTCAGCTCGCACAGCGGTGAGTTCCGGCTCCCCGGAGCCTTCCCCCGGCTTCCCCTCCCTCCGTGGGTGCCCGGGGGCGGCGGTGGGCGCGGTTCACCCGGGAAGGGGGAGCTGCCCCCCTCTTGGaccctcatccccatcccctccccggCACAGACAGGTGGGTGCGTGCTGGAGCTGGCATCTGTGTCAAGGTCAAGGGAGGAAGGGGCTGTGAAGGGAGGAGGCTTTCTAGAATGGAGGTGTTTTGGCTCAAGGATATGAAGCAGTGGATGTGGCACCCCCCACTCCATCCCCCCTTGACTTGGGGGATACTGGTCTTGAGAGTGCTGTAGCTTAAGACCTTGGGTTTTGCAACCAGGCTGAGCACCTTGTGTCTCTTCTGAAGGTGTTTGAGGGTTGCCAGTCATGTGTAGTAGTTCCCAGCAGtagaaactggaaaagaagcagaagaagccTTTGAAAGCAAGGTGTGGggatctttattttttcctttgttttgtctGATAAAGGGCCAGGGAAAGGCTAAAGTGGGTTTTCTCTTTCAAGCCAGCTGGCAGTGTTGTGGtgctgaggaggaagcagaggaggaacTGCCTGCCTCTTTAACAGGGCTGAGGGGCCAGCTGGGCTCTCTCGCAGGAAACGTGTCAAGGCTGTGGGAAGGGGCAAGGTTACCCCCTTCACCCTCCTGGCTGGACTCTTCCATGTGTCCTGGTGTCTGGAGAGGAGCTCTGGCTGCGAGCAGGGCTGTGTCACTGACCTAGTTTTGGCTGGGTACAGGGAGCGAGGTGGGAGgtcctcccttcccctcctggcTAGAGGGGGAAGTCATTTCAGGGATGTCTCCTTGCATTTCCTGGAATAGTCTGGGATTTCTCTCCCACCCGTCCCCCTCGCAAATGCTGTGTTCTCCTTGTGTGACGTGGTCTGGGAATTTCATAATATGCCTTGGGACAATGCCTCATTTTCAGGAAGGCCTGAGACTGAAGCAGTGGATAAGAACAAAGTGCAAGAAGAGTCTCGTGGGGCCCATTTTCCtacttcttggaaaaaaaaaaaaaatcttaggatttttttccctttgcccaGTCTTCAAGGGCTGCTCTTGTCTATTAGATTGAAGCTGTGTGTCTTGCATTGCATCCTCAGTGGCAGAATGCCCCAGGTCCAATTCCTATTGATCGGATGAGCCAGGCGCTTGCCATCCTCCCTGGCAGATGGAGAGGGCTGGCATGTGGCACTGGAGTTGAGACCAAGTGCTCCTGCAAACTTTCTTGCTCTGTGACCTTGCACAGCCTGTGTTGCTTCTGCTGTGGTTCTTAAACACAGAGAGGGATGGAGGCACAGCATCCTTCCAGGTATTCCACAAGCCTCTGTTGGAATAAGTGCCATGGGGGCTTCTGCTGCACCAGGTGCTGGAGTGAGGAGGGTCTCATTACAGAAACACCCTGCAGCTCAAAGTGGTTGGTCTGAGAGTATCAGTTACATTTTAAACTGCAATGCTGAGAGGCAAAAAcctgttcagaaaaataaaccagctgCAAAATGGAGTAAGCTGTTTTTCAGCCACTTGAGCGACTTAGTGCAGTGCTGCTAAGTTAAACACGGTGCCCTTGAAAGATTGCAGCGTGAGCTGTGGGAAGTGCTGCAAGAACTGGGTTTCTCTGGTGTCTCTTTTGGGGCCCTCTGAGAGCATTTGAGCTGAGCTGAAGCGTGCGCGggcagcagcaagagctgctcGGTCTGTGCCAAAGCCTCTCCCGGTGGTGGTTCTTCCTCGTTGCTAATTAATAGCAAAAGGAGTGGAGGATGCTTAAAGACCCTTCTGAAAACTTGTCAGAGCTCATTTAACTTTTGCACTCTTCCTCTCTTAGTGTAAGAAGTTAATGAAGGATTTGGAgactgcagggaagggaggaagtAAGCCACCACAAGATTGCTGAAATTCCTGATAATCTCCCGTTGCAGCTGGTTAACCTCCAGCAGGGCAGTCAGGAGCTACTTGTGTCTTCCCCCCTGCCTCCCCATCGACCTGCTCCTCTCGTGGTGCTGAGCCACTCCATTAGCCCCTGGAAAGTGCTgaagcagcagtgctctggTAAATGGAGAGGAGCTTTGACATTGCTGCGCGTGACTGTCCCTGCTTCCTTTGAAGGATGACTTGAGGGTGGGGATGAGGGAACCCACTGAAGTACCAAACCCACCCAGGACGAAGCATGCCCTGGGGATCTCTGGGATCTGCCTGAGCTGCTCTAATAccaaggagaggagaggagcccCCCAAACTCTGTGGATAACAGGGTTGGAGAGTGGATTCTTGCCCTGCCTGACCCTTTCTGGAGACCGGGACGGTGCCGTTCTCTACGTGCGGATTGCATTCATGTTTTTTTGGGAGCACTTGGGTTTTGGGGATGAGCAGGGACCTCAAAGTGCAGCCTGAGCTCTGTGGAGTTCTCAGTGGGACAGTGAGGAGCTCTGACTTGAGGGCAGTGATAAGGTGCTGTTGTTGTAGCAGCATGCCTGTGATAACGAGAGCGCACAGATAGTCCTGGCGCCTTGCTACTCCCTGGATCTGCAGGGCAGAGTTTCTGTGCCTCTCCAGCTCATCAGGCCCCTCAGCAGGGACCTTCAGGAGTGACTGGGGCCAGATGAGCTCTCTTCCCTGCTTGGTGTCACTCCTCTCCCTCTCTACAGTTGAAGGCCTGCAGAAGAGCTAGGTGTGCCTGGTGAGGAAGAGGGGAGGATTGTGCTGGGAGGTGTGTGCAGAGGAAGGTTGCAAAGTGGTCCCCAAGGGAGTGAATGCTGCAGCATCACTGTAAGGTGCTGTGCATGGGAATGGTCAGTGAGAAGAGCCCACTGCTGAATCCCTCTGGGCTCCACTATGGCTGCTGGGATGCCAGGAGCAGTTAGATCCTGATGGCCACTAGCCTGTCCCAGGAtgagggcaggagagctgctgctgttgtgaaCAGTGAAGCCTCCATGTATCTTCCAAATGAGGTAGGTAAGGAGCTCTGACCTTTATGGTGGAGCTTGTCCCTCCTTTTGAGTGGACAGTACCTCTGTGGGTGAGTCCTGTTTCCTGATGGGGATTTTCCCAAGGCATGCCCACCATAATCACAACTGTTCCAACACCACCTGAAACTGCTCTGGGATTTCCCTGTCTGCCCAGAGTTTCTGAGATCCACTTCCTGGCCTCCATGAGTGGAAAATTACATGTCTTGCACAACTTTGGAGTTTGCCTGTAGCACTTGACTCTGCCTCTGTAGGTTTATGACTATTAGAACTTCTCTGTAAAGCCAAGGCTagtgggaagaagggagaaaagggagatgTGTGTTTTAGTGCTTCATGTCTCCAGCTTTGTGTGGTTCTCTTAGTATATCTCATGTTATTCATCTTCATCAGAGGATCTAAGGGAGTTTGCAGAGGCTGTAAGTAGCTTAAAGTTTATCTGGAAATCCCACTCATCACCCAAAGCCCTTGAGTGTTTGAAGCTCTAATAAATCCATATCTCCTTGTCTGCTGGCTAGCCCAAGGAAACGCCTGGCTCATCCTCCTGTGCAGTACCACCAGGAATGTCACAGGCTTTCTGTGCCCTAACAAAGCAAGCTGTTTGTCCTGGGTGCTGGTGTCAGGAGGCCTTCTTTGGCAAGTGAGCAGCTGTGTTCTCAGCAGCActttcctggagcaggagggctcAACCTGAGGAAGATGGGAAGGTTTTTAGTGCAGAGATGGCAGCCAGGGTGCTGGGCTGAGTCCTTCTCCAGGCACagtttgagagaaaaaaaaacctggaagtGTTCTTCAATCTGGCTCCAGAGAAACAGGGTGGGAATAGGGGTTGTTTGTTGGAGGGTGAGCTGAAGGTGTGTGTGAAGACCTGTGTTGGGCAGCCTCGGTCTCTGCAAACTGGGAAGAGGTCTGTCTGTGGTGACcctttgctgtgctctgacaTCTTTGAGTCCTGAGCCTTTTCTCACGGGTGCCTGGCAGTCTTTGCTCCTCAGATAGTTCTGCCATTGCAATCTCTGTACCAGAATGAGAAGGCTGAATTCTACCTTGTTAGTTAGCTTCTCTCAGCCCTGACTGTCCTGCCACCAACTTGTCACCAGTGTGTTCTGGCAGCCAAAATGGGCCCCCACCATGTCCCATGGTGTAtcaggcacagcactgccagccagTCAGGGGAGGTGAGCgtcctgctctgcactgtgTGGCCACTGCTGTGTGTCTGGTGTGCAGATTTAGGTGTCAGAATACAAGAAGATGTAAAGCTGTTAGAGAGCgtccagaggagggacatgAAGATAGTGAAGAGTCTAGAGTGAAAGGCATGAggagctgaggtcacttggcttGTTCCATCTGGAGAAGAGACTGAATACAGAGCTCATCATGGGCTGCAGCTTCCACAGGAGGGACAACAGAGGGACAGTACCAATCTCTGCTATGATCAGTGACAGGATCCAAGGGAACATCATGGAGCTGTGCTAAGGGAGGTTTACATAAGGtgttaggaaaaggtttttcacccgGAGtgtggttgggcactggaaggctccccagggaagtggtctCAGCACCACATCTGACAGAGTtcaggaagtgtttggacaagGCTCTCAGGCATttggtgtgattcttgggatTGTCCTGTTCAGcaccaggagttggacttgatgatccttatagttcccttccaactgaaTCTGTGAAGTTTTCAACATGCAGACATCACATGTGTTTCCCTCCCCACTTCCAGGAGATAGGCCAGGGGAAGGGCACCGCAAGGTCTGCACGAACTTGCCATTCTGAATCTATTTTTGCTAGTGGAAATTTCCAGAGATGACTGTCCTCAAACCAtctttttgtgggtttggtgcTGGTTGCTGTCTGACAGCCGGATCAAGCACCTGCATCATTGCCAGACCTGTGGATCGTTTGGGAAGCGGATGCAGAAACGGTCCTGATGACTCCCCACACTGGTGATGTTCAGATGTTGGGCTCTCCATGTCTGGCAGGgatgcttttctgcttctgccttctctgagccagctgccagggcagcatccacctgggacagggggaaaAGGCAGCGGCTACCTTGGAAGAGCAGAGTGCTAAACACCTGAAGACAGGAGACTCAAAGGCAGTTTTAATGCACACCAGAGCTGGAGATGAAGTTTAAGTGCATCAACGTTGGCGTTGTGCGTGAGAA from Parus major isolate Abel chromosome 11, Parus_major1.1, whole genome shotgun sequence includes these protein-coding regions:
- the ZNRF1 gene encoding E3 ubiquitin-protein ligase ZNRF1, which encodes MGGKQSTATRSRGPFPGVSTDDSAVPPPGGGGGPPPFGHYRAGGGGGAMGLRSRSVSSVAGMGMDPAAAGAVPFGLYAAAARAAGEAERAPGGGGGGPGSDSTYAHGNGFQETGGGHHRDGMLYLGARASLADALPLHIAPRWFSSHSGFKCPICSKSVASDEMEMHFIMCLSKPRLSYNDDVLTKDAGECVICLEELLQGDTIARLPCLCIYHKSCIDSWFEVNRSCPEHPSD